A segment of the Macrotis lagotis isolate mMagLag1 chromosome 8, bilby.v1.9.chrom.fasta, whole genome shotgun sequence genome:
CTCTCACAAGTTCAGTTTATGGCATCAAAACTCTGGGCGAAAGGTATGATCTTCACCTTCTGAATACTGGCAGGAGGGAGGTCAGAAGATTCTGAGAGTCAGAAAGAATGACCATCTTATCCTGCCAGTGTTAAAGATGCAGCCTTTCTGGCTATGCAAAGGCTTCATTCATTTACTTGGTAGAGAATGCAGAGCACTTTGGTTAATGCTCCAAAGGCCCCTCAGCATGCCTCTTTAGACCACCTATCTTATAGAGAAGGCAGTGCTGGCCTGGCATCTGGAAAACTGAGTCAAGCACCGTTTTTGCTTTTTAGCTCTGagcaaaatcacttaacctcagtgctCCAGACCTTTCTCGAAAACCATTTTAATCTGTCAGTGGAAAGAGTTGTCAAACTGGGAGTTCCTCAATGTGATGGAAACCATGAATCTGAAGCAAAGAAACCCCCAAACCTGACCATAGATTTAAGGTTAGGAAGACCTTAGAGATATCTCTTacaagcctctcattttacagatgaggaactgagtctgagagatgttaagtgacttgtctaaggtcacatagaattaggaaaaatctgaaatagaatttgaaacctGGTCTTCTAGGTGCCAAGGACATAAACTATACATTTATACAATCATGTTTTCTGTGAGGAATAAAcacatttcataaaaattaaaatactgaataaatgattattcccatccctcccaggttgcaaagaaagcattttatacagattttaatatatttactGTGATTACCACCACTTGTCCTCTCATTACTGTGAAGATAactgtaaaaattaaaatgctatagaaatgcaTACATATTACTGCAATTAATACCactgccacctaaccacccttcCCTACTCCTACTACCTAGCTAGCTACCTCAAAAAGTTCTTAGAAAAGCACTTTGTGGACTTCAAAATTCTTACGGTAACTCAAATTATCACAAACTTTCACAATGCTGCCACCTTATTCACAAATCTGACAAATGCGCCACCAAAGCAATTCAGGGTAAAGCTTTATGTGAAAGTCGGTAAATGTGTAATGTGTTAACATTGTCATGGTATAGCTGCTTGGGGCATCTGGGCTTCCGTGTGGCTTAGCATTTGCTGTAGATAGCAGCATTCCCTCGTTCTTCATATTCCTCTTTGCTGACCCAGAGCTGCTGGAAGGCTTGGAGTGAGGCTAGGATGGAGCCTCCAGTCCATACAGACGTCTTCCTTTCTGGTGCTGCTGCCACAAGGGGATTGTCATTAGGAAAGAGCTGGCTCAGCTCCTTCTGGAAGCGATCTGGAAAGCCATCCAGCATGGTGCAGCCCCCACATAAGAGTATGTTGGCCATCATCTCCTCTTTAAAGGAGGCCTCACATTTGTCAAGACAGGCAGCAGTCATAGAGGTCAGGCCCTGCTGGTTGGAACCAGCTAGGGAAGGCTCGAAGAGCATTTCAGAGCACAAGAACCTTTCTTTGCCAATAGTGATCAGTTTCCCATCCGGGAGTTCATAATCTACCCGTATGTCTTCAAGGGGCAAACTGAACTCTTCATCCAAATCAGATGCTGCGTAACAACACTTCTTCTTGATGTGCTCCATGATGTGTAGGTGTTCATCGTTGAATTTGTGCCCAGCTTCATTCAATAGCTTCATTAGGTAATTGGTAAGGTCACACCCAGCATAGTCCATATGGCCTATCAAGCCTGGCATGATGTCCCCCTCTGAAATGGGCACAACGTG
Coding sequences within it:
- the LOC141495444 gene encoding actin-like protein 7B, encoding MAMRNSPSSRPMPIGSAQGDPGEASVIINVDEKSMDNGIPTQVKMKAKKTRKVKALIIDLGSQYCKCGYAGEPRPTYFISSTVGKHFVETANSRDNQKETYVGHELLSTEIPLKLINPLKHGIVVDWDCVQDIWEYIFHSAMKILPEEHAILVSDPPLSPSSNREKYAELMFENFSIPAMHIASQSQLSIYSYGKTSGLVVESGHGVSHVVPISEGDIMPGLIGHMDYAGCDLTNYLMKLLNEAGHKFNDEHLHIMEHIKKKCCYAASDLDEEFSLPLEDIRVDYELPDGKLITIGKERFLCSEMLFEPSLAGSNQQGLTSMTAACLDKCEASFKEEMMANILLCGGCTMLDGFPDRFQKELSQLFPNDNPLVAAAPERKTSVWTGGSILASLQAFQQLWVSKEEYEERGNAAIYSKC